From one Acipenser ruthenus chromosome 21, fAciRut3.2 maternal haplotype, whole genome shotgun sequence genomic stretch:
- the LOC117963043 gene encoding uncharacterized protein LOC117963043, with protein sequence MTMTENGAEDLDRIFLQSANKVFIANINEVALSQILDSLYSDGMIVHEEMSTINSEKVVHKNNRKLLSIMTHKTPKHRRSLIDLLKKEHTDVYEEMQKAANLKKNGPQQSRLGSLSDWEEYAREHLEDIIQQLTNEIGDKRIKQLEDELKNRQLKKDWNCSDSMANEIFSNEELEAYLYKEASARRSCTFPTKKAFEILFVKKAVSNKGGTLMRQKTSDNGMGSSEGGRLDSGISDGSASHSDLPDMAAGGNEGGTSVQNESISQEEVFGENNPSETTINYCSSIPQRRKYSGPNKKNIKKQKLEGMQLVQTYIEKNNITYTNLHMINNKQHNIYRCLTAHECYVFCDTNREKNVILTTETASVLKKSGGFTKPYAFKLQYNMGVLGNIARTDVLLDENNVNKCQYRKSYFMMFIDYFEEFVKDVLIPVLAVFLKVQKKSLLKMEAE encoded by the exons ATGACAATGACTGAAAACGGTGCTGAAG ATCTGGATCGAATTTTCTTACAAAGTGCCAACAAAGTATTCATTGCTAATATCAATGAAGTTGCTCTTTCACAAATTTTGGATTCCCTTTATAGTGATGGAATGATAGTCCATGAGGAAATGAGTACTATTAACAGTGAGAAGGTTGTGcataaaaacaacagaaaattaCTTTCCATCAtgacacacaagactccaaagcACCGCAGATCTCTCATAGATTTGCTGAAGAAGGAACACACTGATGTGTATGAAGAAATGCAGAAAGCAG caaaCCTGAAGAAAAATGGACCACAGCAGTCTCGTCTGG GATCTCTCTCGGATTGGGAGGAATATGCTAGAGAACATCTAGAAGATATCATTCAACAACTTACCAATGAAATAGGAGACAAGAGGATAAAACAACTGGAAGATGAACTGAAAAACCGTCAGTTAAAAAAAGACTGGAACTGTAGTGACAGTATGGCGAATGAAATATTTAGCAATGAGGAGCTGGAGGCCTACCTATATAAAGAAGCCTCTGCACGTAGAAGTTGCACGTTTCCTACCAAAAAAGCTTTTGAGATATTATTTGTGAAAAAAGCGGTGTCAAACAAGGGTGGCACTTTAATGAGACAAAAAACATCAGACAATGGAATGGGTTCAAGTGAGGGTGGCAGACTAGATAGTGGTATTTCTGATGGTAGCGCAAGCCACAGTGATTTGCCAGACATGGCTGCAGGTGGAAATGAGGGAGGCACCAGTGTTCAAAATGAAAGTATATCTCAAGAGGAGGTGTTTGGGGAAAATAACCCTTCAGAGACAACAATTAATTATTGTTCAAGTATTCCTCAAAGGAGGAAATATTCAggaccaaacaaaaaaaatataaaaaaacagaaactggaGGGAATGCAGCTTGTACAAACTTacatagaaaaaaataacattacttaCACAAACTTACACATGATTAATAACAAACAGCACAACATTTACAGGTGCCTTACGGCTCATGAGTGCTATGTATTTTGTGATACGAACCGTGAGAAGAATGTCATTCTAACAACTGAGACGGCATCAGTGTTGAAAAAATCAGGGGGGTTCACAAAACCTTATGCCTTCAAACTGCAGTACAACATGGGAGTGCTCGGAAACATTGCTAGAACTGATGTGCTGCTTGATGAAAATAATGTGAATAAGTGCCAATATCGCAAGTCTTATTTCATGATGTTTATAGATTACTTTGAGGAGTTTGTTAAGGATGTACTCATCCCTGTTCTTGCAGTATTTTTAAAAGTTCAGAAGAAAAGTTTGTTGAAAATGGAAGCTGAGTAG